One genomic region from Nostoc sphaeroides encodes:
- a CDS encoding EamA family transporter → MKSISQTSNVKIIPYIILFVSILFSISGQLLMKHTMSHANEGLFNWVFIQKLVLAISVYCLGVINWILALRSVKLSIAYPLTSLNYVGILFGSYYFFNEEITLTRIAGVITIFLGVLLVVIPLKKSR, encoded by the coding sequence ATGAAATCTATCTCGCAAACTTCAAACGTTAAAATAATTCCTTATATTATCCTATTTGTCAGTATTTTATTTAGTATTTCTGGGCAATTGCTGATGAAGCATACCATGAGTCATGCAAATGAAGGATTATTTAATTGGGTATTTATTCAAAAATTAGTATTAGCTATTAGTGTTTATTGCTTGGGAGTAATAAATTGGATATTAGCTCTACGCTCTGTAAAATTGAGTATTGCTTATCCACTTACTAGTTTAAATTATGTCGGGATACTTTTCGGTTCATACTACTTTTTTAATGAAGAGATTACACTAACTCGAATAGCAGGAGTAATCACTATTTTTCTGGGTGTTCTTTTAGTAGTTATTCCCCTAAAAAAATCTAGATAA
- a CDS encoding EamA family transporter: MNIITWLVLMLVVLFGTTANLSLKYGLHISSPTKGASASIQNLLLSRYFWIWFVCYTFMTILWLYVLRTIPLSQAFPVLGLMYAFVPIASHYLLKEQVIFSQWLGISIIITGVVLVVN; this comes from the coding sequence ATGAACATCATTACTTGGCTAGTTTTAATGCTTGTGGTTTTATTCGGAACAACAGCGAACTTATCGCTAAAGTATGGACTTCACATTTCTAGTCCTACTAAAGGAGCAAGCGCATCTATCCAAAATCTGTTATTGTCTCGTTATTTTTGGATTTGGTTTGTTTGCTATACATTTATGACTATATTGTGGCTTTATGTATTGCGGACAATTCCTCTGAGTCAAGCATTTCCAGTTCTAGGATTAATGTATGCATTTGTTCCAATTGCTTCTCACTATCTTCTAAAAGAACAGGTTATATTTAGCCAGTGGTTAGGAATTTCCATTATCATAACTGGTGTAGTTTTGGTTGTAAATTAA
- a CDS encoding NAD(P)/FAD-dependent oxidoreductase has protein sequence MNVGIIGGGITGLVLAQRLSNQGHKVTVFDSNKQLGGLTTYHDYGLFTWDRFYHVILPSDTHLINFIRDIGLGDKLRWHRSLTGFYDNQKFYSISNSIEFLRFPLFGLIGKIRLAFTLLYGSRLNNWRRLEKILVEDWLLKLGGKSTYEKLWKPLLLSKLGENYKRISAVFIWAYIKRLFSARDSSLNKEQLGYVSGGYKTVFDHIEKLIYAAGGNIHTGAAVEYIAPHPEGGMWVEYQSKKEHFDKVIFTGPVNILQQVAAKELVKVSDTGETVEYLGVICMVLITRKALVPYYVVNIADRNVPFTGVIGMSNLVSLQETAGYHITFLPKYILSTDPLLKQPDDELRQVFFQGIRLMFPELKADDIVAAHINRAIKVQPLQVLNYSSLVPKVSTENDDFFVVNTSQLVNDSVNNNAVVRQVDEFLKKSTLLNS, from the coding sequence ATGAATGTAGGCATCATTGGCGGGGGTATAACTGGGCTAGTATTAGCTCAACGTCTTTCAAATCAAGGACATAAGGTAACTGTATTCGACAGTAATAAGCAGCTTGGTGGACTTACCACTTATCATGATTATGGGTTGTTTACCTGGGATCGGTTTTATCACGTTATCCTCCCTTCTGATACTCATTTAATAAATTTTATCAGAGATATTGGTCTTGGAGATAAACTGCGTTGGCATCGAAGTTTAACAGGCTTTTACGACAATCAAAAATTTTATTCTATCAGTAACTCTATAGAATTTCTCCGCTTTCCTCTATTTGGACTTATAGGTAAAATAAGATTAGCTTTTACTCTCCTGTATGGTTCACGTCTTAATAACTGGCGGCGCTTAGAGAAGATATTAGTTGAAGATTGGCTATTAAAACTTGGTGGTAAAAGCACATACGAAAAGCTCTGGAAACCCTTGCTTCTATCCAAATTAGGAGAGAACTATAAGCGAATATCAGCAGTTTTTATCTGGGCTTATATCAAACGACTATTTTCAGCGCGGGATTCTTCATTAAATAAAGAACAACTTGGTTATGTCTCAGGCGGTTACAAAACTGTTTTTGACCATATAGAAAAATTAATTTACGCGGCTGGAGGTAATATCCACACAGGTGCTGCGGTGGAATATATCGCACCTCATCCAGAGGGGGGAATGTGGGTAGAATATCAAAGCAAAAAGGAACATTTTGATAAAGTCATTTTTACTGGCCCAGTTAATATTTTGCAACAGGTTGCTGCTAAAGAACTGGTGAAAGTTTCAGACACTGGTGAAACAGTAGAATACCTGGGCGTAATCTGCATGGTACTTATTACTCGCAAGGCTCTAGTTCCTTATTACGTAGTAAATATTGCCGATAGAAATGTTCCCTTTACTGGAGTCATCGGTATGAGTAACCTAGTTTCTTTGCAAGAGACAGCAGGATATCATATCACATTCCTACCAAAATATATCCTTTCCACTGACCCGTTGTTAAAACAGCCAGATGATGAATTGCGCCAAGTATTTTTTCAGGGTATACGTTTGATGTTCCCAGAACTCAAAGCAGATGATATTGTCGCAGCACACATTAATCGAGCTATTAAAGTACAGCCGCTACAAGTTTTAAATTATTCAAGCCTTGTTCCAAAAGTGAGTACTGAAAACGATGATTTTTTCGTCGTCAATACCTCACAATTGGTCAATGATAGCGTCAATAACAACGCAGTCGTCCGACAGGTCGATGAATTTCTCAAGAAATCAACATTACTGAATTCTTGA
- a CDS encoding glycosyltransferase, whose amino-acid sequence MSLFVLLPAYNEQESIRPLFKKFQILQQISNLDIRLILVDDGSRDATAQTAIEESQSLGISLKLVQHAKNAGLGQAIKTGFTTFLEISKEGDFLAAMDCDNTQPPELLIKMYETMIAGSYDIAIASRYRKGSKVIGLSKFREVMSYGASWLFRIAARVPGVKDYTCGYRLYNRTFVSKLDMYYGENLFTESGFACMIDLLLKAKPLKPKIVEIPMVLRYDQKPSASKMKILKTITRTLKLLFKNLTSPAPTAANLGQTFNQKETARIPLKITNHK is encoded by the coding sequence ATGAGTCTTTTTGTTCTTTTACCCGCATACAACGAGCAAGAATCAATTCGCCCCTTGTTCAAAAAGTTTCAGATATTGCAGCAAATCTCGAATCTGGATATCCGGCTGATTCTTGTTGATGATGGTAGCAGGGATGCAACTGCTCAGACTGCAATAGAAGAATCTCAATCACTAGGAATATCACTGAAATTAGTCCAACATGCCAAAAATGCTGGTTTAGGTCAAGCAATTAAAACAGGTTTCACGACTTTCTTAGAAATTTCTAAAGAAGGGGATTTTTTAGCCGCGATGGATTGCGACAACACTCAACCACCAGAACTATTAATCAAGATGTATGAGACGATGATAGCTGGTAGCTATGATATTGCGATCGCATCCAGATATCGAAAAGGCTCCAAAGTCATAGGCTTATCAAAATTTAGAGAGGTGATGAGTTACGGAGCTAGCTGGCTTTTTAGAATTGCAGCCCGTGTACCAGGTGTAAAAGACTACACTTGTGGTTATAGACTGTATAACCGTACTTTCGTCAGTAAACTAGATATGTATTATGGCGAGAATTTATTCACTGAAAGTGGATTTGCTTGCATGATAGATTTACTATTGAAAGCCAAACCGCTCAAACCAAAAATCGTAGAAATTCCAATGGTTTTGAGATATGACCAAAAGCCGAGTGCCAGCAAAATGAAAATTCTTAAAACTATTACTCGAACTCTAAAACTATTGTTTAAGAATTTAACATCGCCAGCGCCAACTGCTGCTAATTTAGGTCAGACTTTCAATCAGAAAGAAACAGCAAGAATTCCACTTAAAATAACAAATCATAAATAA
- a CDS encoding TldD/PmbA family protein: MLTSTLLLSNQLPTLQYSSTPERFDETWEAPLATLLGLGRAAGADFIELFLERRNYISCLAEDDSITSISPSLSTGAGVRVFRGKADCYVSTNDLSFSGLKAALEKGLSILGLQLPTPKAFIPEINLELLRDYATKRGKDAWLPVCSSIREMGEVLLDGTANLKQKASHVQSRRATYFRDWQEVLIASSDGTFARDIRLTQSVGFNLLCADGANRASIGERAGNTSDANFLRTWDSQQAAEKIAESAGKMLYADYVESGTYPIIMANHFGGVIFHEACGHLLETTQIERNTTPFADKKGEKIAHESLTAWDEGRSENAFGTIDMDDEGMPAQRTLLIEKGVLKNFLADRTGSARTGHPRTGSGRRQNYTFAAASRMRNTYIDSGEYSIDDLFTSVDKGIYCKKMGGGSVGATGQFNFSVDEAYLIENGKITKPLKGAILIGEAKEIMNKISMCSQDLEIAPGFCGSVSGSIYTTVGQPHIKVDSITVGGR; the protein is encoded by the coding sequence ATGCTTACAAGTACGTTACTTCTCTCGAATCAACTTCCAACCCTGCAATATTCCTCCACACCAGAGCGTTTCGATGAAACCTGGGAAGCCCCCCTGGCTACCCTTTTGGGACTAGGACGCGCCGCAGGTGCTGACTTCATCGAATTATTTTTAGAGCGTCGCAACTATATTAGTTGTCTTGCAGAAGACGATTCCATCACTAGTATTTCACCCAGTCTGTCTACAGGCGCGGGAGTCAGAGTATTTCGCGGCAAAGCTGATTGCTACGTCAGCACAAATGACCTTTCATTTTCCGGTTTGAAAGCAGCTTTAGAAAAAGGTCTTTCTATCTTAGGATTGCAACTACCCACCCCTAAAGCTTTCATCCCAGAAATCAACCTAGAATTACTAAGAGATTACGCCACTAAAAGAGGTAAAGATGCATGGCTACCAGTGTGTAGCTCCATCCGAGAAATGGGAGAAGTCCTTCTTGATGGTACTGCCAACCTGAAGCAAAAAGCTAGCCACGTCCAATCGCGCCGTGCTACCTATTTCCGAGATTGGCAAGAAGTTTTAATCGCCTCTAGTGACGGCACTTTTGCCCGTGACATCCGCCTCACCCAATCAGTAGGATTTAACCTATTGTGTGCTGATGGCGCTAATCGTGCTTCTATCGGTGAACGCGCTGGTAACACTAGCGATGCCAACTTCTTGAGGACTTGGGATTCTCAACAAGCCGCCGAAAAAATAGCAGAATCTGCTGGCAAAATGCTCTACGCCGATTACGTAGAATCAGGTACTTACCCGATTATTATGGCCAATCACTTTGGCGGCGTAATTTTCCACGAAGCTTGCGGACACCTGCTAGAAACCACTCAAATTGAACGCAATACCACTCCCTTTGCTGACAAAAAAGGCGAAAAAATTGCCCACGAAAGTTTGACAGCCTGGGATGAGGGGCGTTCTGAAAATGCCTTCGGGACAATTGACATGGATGACGAAGGTATGCCTGCTCAAAGAACCCTATTAATTGAAAAAGGCGTTCTCAAAAACTTCTTAGCAGATAGAACAGGTTCTGCACGCACCGGACATCCCAGAACTGGAAGTGGACGCCGCCAAAATTATACCTTTGCTGCTGCTAGCCGGATGCGTAATACTTATATTGATTCTGGCGAATATAGCATTGATGATTTATTTACCTCTGTTGATAAAGGTATTTACTGTAAAAAGATGGGTGGCGGAAGCGTTGGTGCTACAGGCCAATTTAACTTTAGTGTTGATGAAGCTTATTTGATTGAAAATGGCAAAATCACCAAACCGCTAAAGGGAGCAATTCTAATTGGTGAAGCTAAGGAAATTATGAATAAAATTTCTATGTGTTCCCAAGATTTGGAAATTGCACCAGGTTTTTGTGGTTCCGTCAGTGGCAGTATCTACACCACAGTAGGACAACCCCACATTAAGGTTGATTCTATTACCGTCGGTGGAAGATAA